The following proteins come from a genomic window of Triticum aestivum cultivar Chinese Spring chromosome 6A, IWGSC CS RefSeq v2.1, whole genome shotgun sequence:
- the LOC123127213 gene encoding double-stranded RNA-binding protein 4 isoform X2 has protein sequence MATTAAAAAPVPGAIPAAAPAAPSAQPHPVPDKCTNYKNHLQEWTQRNDQKLPAYNTESKRDHHRLEFRSTVEVGGERFQSARNHSRRKDAEQDAARVAYEILVTKTVNDDDHTDALGLIDQGVVFCKSILHEFAVKTKVDQPTYSADHPEGVSPMTLFVSSVLFAGNTYTGEAATCKKDAEQKAARVAVKSILATKNTCMHQIVRSKKELIIAITSSGFNKERGVVSQENCNAPTNAITPIKFVPAGEAAGLTADQGATNVPEDDPCAQAVSGSEKRKKHRKV, from the exons ATGGccaccacggccgccgccgccgccccggtgccAGGCGCTATTCCAGCCGCGGCGCCCGCGGCCCCGTCCGCGCAACCGCATCCCGTTCCAG ACAAATGTACGAATTATAAAAACCATTTGCAAGAGTGGACTCAAAGGAATGATCAGAAGTTGCCAGCTTATAATACTGAGTCAAAACGTGACCATCATCGACTTGAGTTCAGAAGCACCGTTGAGGTGGGTGGCGAGCGGTTTCAATCAGCTCGCAATCATAGCCGCCGCAAGGATGCAGAGCAGGATGCTGCCAGAGTGGCCTATGAAATCCTGGTGACAAAGACagtaaatgatgatgatcatacaGACGCGCTTGGGCTGATTGATCAG GGCGTGGTGTTCTGCAAATCAATTCTCCATGAATTTGCTGTTAAGACAAAAGTTGATCAGCCCACTTACTCCGCAGATCATCCAGAAGGGGTATCACCCATGACTCTGTTTGTTTCATCTGTGTTGTTTGCTGGGAACACTTATACTGGTGAAGCTGCAACATGTAAGAAGGACGCAGAGCAGAAGGCTGCTCGTGTTGCAGTCAAATCTATTTTAG CTACAAAGAACACTTGTATGCATCAAATTGTCAGATCAAAGAAAGAGCTTATCATTGCCATCACATCTTCTGGGTTCAACAAAGAAAGAGGAGTTGTAAGCCAGGAAAACTGCAATGCTCCAACAAATGCAATTACTCCTATAAAATTTGTGCCTGCTGGTGAAGCTGCTGGTCTAA CTGCGGATCAAGGAGCGACCAACGTTCCTGAAGATGATCCATGTGCACAAGCTGTATCTGGCTCGGAAAAGCGCAAGAAGCACAGAAAGGTTTGA
- the LOC123127213 gene encoding double-stranded RNA-binding protein 4 isoform X1, with translation MATTAAAAAPVPGAIPAAAPAAPSAQPHPVPDKCTNYKNHLQEWTQRNDQKLPAYNTESKRDHHRLEFRSTVEVGGERFQSARNHSRRKDAEQDAARVAYEILVTKTVNDDDHTDALGLIDQGVVFCKSILHEFAVKTKVDQPTYSADHPEGVSPMTLFVSSVLFAGNTYTGEAATCKKDAEQKAARVAVKSILATKNTCMHQIVRSKKELIIAITSSGFNKERGVVSQENCNAPTNAITPIKFVPAGEAAGLTGEIWIFATFNKWLLKIATFKIGFVRLPLSSSTP, from the exons ATGGccaccacggccgccgccgccgccccggtgccAGGCGCTATTCCAGCCGCGGCGCCCGCGGCCCCGTCCGCGCAACCGCATCCCGTTCCAG ACAAATGTACGAATTATAAAAACCATTTGCAAGAGTGGACTCAAAGGAATGATCAGAAGTTGCCAGCTTATAATACTGAGTCAAAACGTGACCATCATCGACTTGAGTTCAGAAGCACCGTTGAGGTGGGTGGCGAGCGGTTTCAATCAGCTCGCAATCATAGCCGCCGCAAGGATGCAGAGCAGGATGCTGCCAGAGTGGCCTATGAAATCCTGGTGACAAAGACagtaaatgatgatgatcatacaGACGCGCTTGGGCTGATTGATCAG GGCGTGGTGTTCTGCAAATCAATTCTCCATGAATTTGCTGTTAAGACAAAAGTTGATCAGCCCACTTACTCCGCAGATCATCCAGAAGGGGTATCACCCATGACTCTGTTTGTTTCATCTGTGTTGTTTGCTGGGAACACTTATACTGGTGAAGCTGCAACATGTAAGAAGGACGCAGAGCAGAAGGCTGCTCGTGTTGCAGTCAAATCTATTTTAG CTACAAAGAACACTTGTATGCATCAAATTGTCAGATCAAAGAAAGAGCTTATCATTGCCATCACATCTTCTGGGTTCAACAAAGAAAGAGGAGTTGTAAGCCAGGAAAACTGCAATGCTCCAACAAATGCAATTACTCCTATAAAATTTGTGCCTGCTGGTGAAGCTGCTGGTCTAACTGGAGAAATTTGGATATTTGCCACTTTCAATAAGTGGCTTCTCAAAATTGCCACTTTCAAGATTGGCTTCGTAAGATTGCCACTTAGCTCATCGACTCCTTGA